The Salvia miltiorrhiza cultivar Shanhuang (shh) chromosome 1, IMPLAD_Smil_shh, whole genome shotgun sequence genome has a window encoding:
- the LOC131006934 gene encoding acetylajmalan esterase-like produces the protein MNRVMDFSLLFCVISSISITIIATTEATRILCPIESLFQFGDSISDTGNVARLLPVGPTLPASKPPYGETFPGRPTGRWSDGRLIIDYTAMTLGLPLLNPYLDKNASFRNGVNFAAAGATALNSSFFVSRGILVPNVDSLDLQLRSFRTYLASICSVPRECGDYLRRALILVGEIGGNDINYPLAQGKSLEEIRTYVPFINQAISNATREIIRAGASRVVVPGNFPIGCFPFALAAFASNDSTTYDELGCVRSANNLVVYQNKNLQAVLDTLRREFPSVVIIYADYYNAFLKTFRLAPFFGFDRTTLLKPCCRSRQFNPFSPQFCGNPNVSVCPNPQQYIHWDGLHLTQKAYHCISQIVIPYILSTILC, from the exons ATGAATCGAGTAATggatttttctttattattttgtgTAATAAGCAGCATTTCCATTACTATTATAGCTACAACAGAAGCAACACGTATATTGTGTCCAATTGAAAGTTTGTTCCAATTCGGAGATTCCATCTCAGATACGGGGAATGTAGCGCGACTCCTTCCTGTGGGTCCCACTCTTCCCGCCTCGAAGCCGCCATACGGCGAAACTTTTCCCGGCAGACCGACCGGCCGTTGGTCTGATGGCAGACTCATCATAGACTATACAG CTATGACTCTTGGGCTTCCCTTATTGAACCCCTATTTAGACAAGAATGCCTCATTTAGAAATGGAGTCAATTTTGCGGCTGCTGGAGCTACGGCGCTTAACTCTTCTTTCTTTGTTTCAAGGGGAATTCTTGTACCTAATGTTGATTCATTGGACCTTCAATTACGTTCCTTTCGTACATACCTCGCCTCAATTTGCTCTGTCCCACGAG AATGTGGTGATTATCTAAGACGAGCTCTGATTTTGGTGGGTGAGATTGGAGGAAATGACATCAACTATCCATTAGCACAAGGCAAATCCCTTGAAGAAATCCGGACTTACGTGCCTTTCATAAATCAAGCTATTTCTAATGCCACAAGA gaaATTATTCGAGCTGGCGCCTCACGAGTGGTGGTTCCTGGAAATTTTCCTATTGGATGTTTTCCCTTCGCCCTTGCTGCTTTTGCTAGCAACGACTCTACAACTTACGATGAACTTGGTTGTGTAAGAAGTGCCAACAATCTCGTAGTTTATCAAAATAAGAACTTACAAGCTGTATTAGATACTCTCAGAAGGGAATTTCCCAGTGTAGTCATAATCTATGCAGACTACTACAATGCTTTCCTAAAAACTTTTCGCCTAGCGCCCTTCTTCG GATTTGATCGAACAACTCTACTAAAACCGTGTTGTAGAAGCAGACAATTCAATCCTTTCAGTCCCCAATTTTGTGGTAATCCGAATGTGTCAGTTTGTCCAAACCCGCAACAATATATACATTGGGATGGTTTGCATTTGACACAAAAAGCTTATCATTGTATCTCCCAAATTGTGATACCTTACATTCTCTCCACAATTTTATGCTAA